The sequence CGCAGATTGCGCCCACCTCCTCGTCCGAGTAGTTGAGCCATCCGACCATCGCGTATGCCGGAACGCGCCGATGAACTCCGCCCCAGAGCTGCCAGCACGGCGCGTCGTGCATTCGCCCCAGGCAGTCCCACAGCGCCGTATCGAGTGCCGCGATTCCGAACATCGTCAGACCGGACGAGCCGTGGTACTCCGTCTCGCGGAGCATCGTCTCGTGCGTGCCGCGCACGTCCGAGACCTCCGTCCCGATGACGAGCGGCTTCAGCTCGTGTTCGATGGCGGCTCCCAGCGCCGCTGCCGCGCCGATGCCCCTCCCGAACCCGACGTCGCCGCGTCCCGAAACGTCGCCGTCCGTGTCGATGCGCACGCCCACGGAGCCGGCTCCTGGCAGGCTTTGCAGGGCGTCGCGAATGGGATTGGGGCTTGGTCGCGACTCGCGTACGGTGATCTCGATATCGGTGACTTTCACAGCGGTTCTCCCTGTCCGGTTCGGCGGTCAGGCGGTGGCATGGAGCTCTTCGGCATAGTCGATGAGCGTTCCGACCGGCGCGACGGTCGGGAACGCCATGAGGGCGTCGAGCAGCGTGCGTTTCTTGCCGTCCAGCAGGTAGTCCGCTTCGAGTTTCCGCTGGATCGCCAACAGACGCGTCGTTCCGGCGATTCGCTCAGGCAGGCTGCCCATGG comes from Candidatus Poribacteria bacterium and encodes:
- a CDS encoding mandelate racemase/muconate lactonizing enzyme family protein — its product is MKVTDIEITVRESRPSPNPIRDALQSLPGAGSVGVRIDTDGDVSGRGDVGFGRGIGAAAALGAAIEHELKPLVIGTEVSDVRGTHETMLRETEYHGSSGLTMFGIAALDTALWDCLGRMHDAPCWQLWGGVHRRVPAYAMVGWLNYSDEEVGAICARAVSQGFRAVKIKVGYPTLAEDIHRVQVVRNAVGADTGIMVDANQSLTTAEATRRGRAFEDLGCVWWEEPIPADDVDGYAALADALDVPVATGENLYTPADFARFLKRDAV